The following proteins are encoded in a genomic region of Candidatus Moraniibacteriota bacterium:
- the murF gene encoding UDP-N-acetylmuramoyl-tripeptide--D-alanyl-D-alanine ligase, producing the protein MKSKKLIFLEKILRLMAIAVLKRHKPKIVAITGSVGKTSSREAIFTVLSYRYNVRENQKNYNNEIGIPLTIIGAESGNKNIFKWIWVFFKWIFILVFPFYPEILVFELGVDRPDDMKYFMSFIHPMVGVVTNVSLSHIEFFNTVENIAKEKRILIESLNPDGYAILNTDEELVMEMANRTKAHVLTYGLNENATVNGSNLIYNYENESPEGISFKLNYDGKNIPIRLKNLLASHYVYPALAAVSVGIIFKMNLVDIAQAIESFRAPLGRLNLLPGIKGSYIIDDTYNASPISTIAALGVLGQLRAKRKIAVLGDMLELGDQTESGHKEVGKKIFSENIDAFIAVGNRMQHTVGQLITLGFPEQNILRFDDPEKAAEKISQFIKEGDFVLVKGSQGMRMEKIVEKIIADPTQAKKLLCRQNKEWKKKPFVRL; encoded by the coding sequence ATGAAGTCAAAGAAGCTAATATTTTTAGAAAAAATACTGCGTCTCATGGCTATTGCCGTTCTTAAGCGTCATAAGCCTAAAATTGTGGCTATTACTGGATCAGTTGGAAAAACTTCTTCTAGAGAAGCTATTTTTACGGTGCTTTCCTATAGATATAATGTACGTGAAAATCAGAAAAATTATAATAATGAAATTGGAATTCCATTAACAATTATTGGAGCCGAAAGCGGCAATAAAAATATTTTCAAATGGATATGGGTATTTTTTAAATGGATTTTCATATTGGTGTTTCCATTTTATCCGGAAATTTTAGTGTTTGAACTCGGAGTCGATCGCCCAGATGACATGAAATATTTCATGTCATTCATACATCCTATGGTAGGAGTTGTTACAAACGTTTCTTTGAGCCATATTGAGTTTTTTAATACAGTTGAAAACATTGCTAAAGAAAAAAGAATACTTATTGAATCATTAAACCCTGATGGATATGCAATTTTAAATACCGATGAAGAACTTGTTATGGAAATGGCCAATCGAACCAAGGCACATGTTCTAACGTATGGTTTAAATGAAAACGCCACTGTCAATGGATCTAATCTGATTTATAATTATGAAAACGAGAGTCCTGAAGGCATAAGCTTCAAGCTCAATTATGACGGTAAAAACATTCCTATCCGCCTTAAAAATCTTTTAGCATCACATTATGTATATCCGGCTTTAGCAGCAGTGAGTGTCGGAATAATATTTAAAATGAATTTAGTTGATATTGCACAGGCTATAGAATCTTTTCGTGCTCCTTTAGGTAGGCTCAATCTTCTTCCAGGCATAAAAGGCAGCTACATAATTGATGATACGTATAACGCTTCACCCATTTCTACAATTGCGGCGCTGGGAGTTCTTGGCCAGCTTAGAGCCAAAAGAAAAATAGCTGTTCTTGGGGATATGTTAGAACTTGGTGATCAAACAGAATCAGGCCATAAGGAAGTTGGCAAAAAAATATTTTCAGAAAACATAGATGCTTTTATAGCTGTTGGTAATAGAATGCAGCACACAGTCGGCCAATTGATTACGCTAGGATTTCCTGAGCAAAATATTTTGCGGTTTGATGATCCGGAAAAAGCTGCCGAAAAAATATCCCAGTTTATAAAAGAAGGAGACTTTGTCCTAGTTAAAGGTTCGCAAGGGATGAGGATGGAGAAAATAGTTGAAAAGATAATAGCTGATCCTACTCAAGCCAAAAAACTTCTTTGTAGACAGAACAAGGAATGGAAAAAGAAACCATTTGTAAGGCTGTAG
- a CDS encoding glycosyltransferase, protein MLKRYLGKIRAIFGQEGFFYGLKKIIKVFFSMLHPAGSGDVLFISSGIVGDSSRYRVLNVAEELSLHGLKCSSVVQEHPMLMSCADKFNIFVFHKVSYIPQIQKFIKKLKKENKEIIFETDDLLFDPGYIKQQDFFKNANEFEKKFFENGIGGEILRDPYVKVCTTSTVFLAEKIKEYGKKVFVVSNKLSEKDIEIAAGILEAKKLTKLKANEAVRIGYFSGTSSHNKDFATITGPLIQIMEKYENVELFLAGPLDIENGLNKFSSRTIRLSFVPREKHFANIANVDINLAPLEIGNPFCEARSELKFFEAGIMKIPTIAAATQTFREAIKDGIDGFVASGEKEWFEKIERLVIDENLRKEIGERACKKAIEKYSIKNSNNEEYYSYLKNKNKSYK, encoded by the coding sequence ATGCTTAAAAGGTATTTAGGAAAAATAAGAGCCATTTTCGGGCAAGAAGGGTTTTTTTATGGGCTGAAAAAGATTATAAAGGTTTTCTTTTCAATGTTGCATCCTGCTGGATCAGGCGACGTATTGTTCATTTCCAGCGGAATAGTGGGGGATAGCTCACGTTATCGCGTGCTTAATGTAGCAGAGGAATTGAGTCTACATGGGCTTAAATGCTCTTCTGTTGTCCAGGAACATCCAATGCTGATGTCCTGTGCGGACAAGTTCAACATTTTTGTTTTTCACAAGGTTTCCTATATTCCGCAAATCCAAAAATTTATAAAGAAGCTTAAGAAAGAAAATAAGGAAATTATTTTTGAAACTGATGATCTGCTTTTTGATCCCGGATATATCAAACAGCAGGACTTTTTCAAAAATGCCAATGAATTTGAAAAGAAATTTTTTGAAAATGGAATAGGCGGAGAAATACTTAGAGATCCTTATGTTAAAGTTTGTACAACCTCAACTGTTTTTCTGGCGGAAAAAATAAAAGAATATGGCAAAAAAGTTTTTGTTGTTTCCAATAAGCTTTCTGAAAAAGATATTGAAATAGCTGCTGGAATCCTTGAAGCTAAAAAGCTAACTAAGCTAAAGGCTAACGAAGCTGTTAGGATAGGTTATTTCAGCGGAACATCCAGCCATAATAAAGATTTCGCAACTATCACTGGGCCATTGATACAGATCATGGAAAAATATGAAAATGTCGAATTATTTTTAGCAGGGCCGCTGGATATAGAGAATGGGCTTAATAAATTTTCCAGTAGGACAATAAGGCTGTCTTTTGTTCCTAGAGAAAAACATTTTGCCAATATTGCCAATGTGGATATTAATTTAGCGCCACTGGAAATCGGGAATCCGTTTTGCGAAGCTCGTTCAGAACTGAAATTTTTTGAAGCTGGAATAATGAAAATTCCAACTATAGCAGCAGCAACTCAGACTTTCAGAGAAGCAATTAAGGATGGAATTGATGGCTTTGTTGCGAGTGGAGAAAAAGAATGGTTTGAAAAAATAGAGAGGCTTGTTATTGATGAAAATTTAAGGAAAGAAATTGGCGAAAGAGCTTGTAAAAAAGCGATTGAAAAATATTCAATAAAAAACAGCAATAACGAAGAATATTATTCATATCTGAAAAATAAAAATAAATCGTACAAATAA
- a CDS encoding penicillin-binding protein 2 — translation MAMIQRAVKIEKLRLFLDSMAMNKTKTIKQKMPYADCGENNWRIYCLIFFIFFTAFCILAKLFVLQVNRHSTYLELAENQHKSTTKLLAKRGEVFLQDENQLYPIAVNQELQMAYAVPKEIENVNEASEKLSDILGLDKDFIKDKLSSDPNDMFEILKHKLSDDEVRKIQEAKIAGVYFLGESFRYYPAKELAAQVIGFVGSDGEQQRGMYGLEAYWEKKLCGESGSLSQESDSRGRWIPMSERKLQEKKDGPDLILTINHTVQFEVEKILKEAVEGFRADSGTIIVMDPKTGKILAMANQPSFNPNEFSKTEDISRFVNSAVSQPYESGSVFKAFTVATGIDSGKINPDTTYTDTGVVKEAGYSIHNSDMKANGVQTMTQVLEKSLNTGVIYIEKLVGNKKFADYIQRFGFGEKSGIELPGEVPGNIKNLNNPKITINFFTASFGQGISVTPLQLISGYAVFANKGVLMKPQIVDRLRYSDGHEEEIKPEEVRQVISESTAEQISKMLRSVVVEGHGKRADVPGYLVGGKTGTAQIAKSGSKGYEEGMNIGSFAGYAPIDDPKFVVLVKIVNPRDVQWAESSAAPAFGQVMKFLLKYYKVSPTENPESSPLAKMAPIQWPPNQVVSQPVNQATEKNDKKESREKVITSSD, via the coding sequence ATGGCAATGATTCAAAGGGCAGTAAAAATTGAGAAGCTTAGATTATTTTTGGACTCGATGGCTATGAATAAGACAAAAACAATAAAACAAAAAATGCCGTATGCTGATTGTGGAGAAAATAATTGGAGAATATATTGTTTAATTTTTTTTATCTTTTTTACAGCTTTTTGCATTTTAGCAAAATTGTTTGTTCTTCAGGTGAATAGGCATTCTACCTATTTAGAATTGGCTGAAAACCAGCATAAAAGTACTACTAAACTTTTAGCTAAGCGCGGAGAGGTTTTTTTACAAGATGAGAATCAGCTTTATCCAATAGCTGTAAATCAAGAGCTTCAAATGGCTTATGCAGTTCCTAAAGAAATTGAAAATGTGAATGAAGCAAGTGAAAAATTATCTGATATTTTAGGATTAGATAAAGATTTTATAAAAGATAAATTAAGCAGTGATCCTAATGATATGTTTGAAATACTCAAACATAAACTTTCTGATGATGAAGTTAGAAAAATACAAGAGGCGAAGATAGCCGGGGTATATTTTTTGGGAGAGAGCTTTAGATATTATCCGGCTAAAGAACTGGCTGCCCAAGTTATTGGGTTTGTCGGATCAGATGGTGAACAGCAACGCGGAATGTATGGGCTTGAAGCTTATTGGGAAAAGAAACTTTGCGGAGAGTCAGGCTCACTTTCGCAGGAAAGCGATTCACGTGGAAGGTGGATACCTATGAGTGAACGAAAACTGCAGGAGAAAAAAGATGGTCCTGATCTTATTTTAACCATAAATCATACCGTTCAATTTGAAGTGGAAAAAATATTAAAGGAAGCAGTTGAAGGTTTTAGGGCAGATAGCGGGACTATTATAGTTATGGATCCTAAAACTGGAAAGATATTGGCTATGGCAAACCAACCAAGTTTTAATCCCAATGAATTCTCAAAGACAGAAGATATTTCCAGATTCGTCAACTCTGCTGTCAGTCAACCATATGAATCAGGCTCAGTTTTCAAAGCCTTTACTGTAGCAACAGGAATAGATAGCGGAAAAATTAATCCAGATACTACTTATACAGATACAGGAGTTGTTAAAGAAGCAGGGTATAGTATACATAATTCTGACATGAAAGCTAATGGAGTGCAGACAATGACTCAAGTTTTAGAAAAATCACTGAATACAGGAGTAATATATATTGAAAAATTAGTTGGCAATAAGAAATTTGCTGATTATATACAAAGGTTTGGATTTGGGGAAAAAAGTGGCATAGAATTGCCTGGAGAAGTTCCTGGAAATATAAAAAATCTAAATAATCCAAAAATAACCATTAACTTTTTTACTGCATCTTTCGGGCAGGGTATTTCTGTAACTCCTTTGCAACTAATTTCCGGGTACGCCGTATTTGCCAATAAGGGTGTTCTAATGAAACCGCAGATTGTTGATAGGTTACGCTATAGCGACGGGCATGAAGAAGAAATTAAGCCTGAAGAGGTAAGGCAAGTTATTTCAGAAAGTACGGCTGAGCAGATATCAAAAATGCTCAGAAGCGTTGTGGTTGAAGGCCACGGAAAACGTGCCGATGTTCCAGGTTATCTTGTGGGAGGGAAGACGGGAACAGCCCAGATTGCAAAATCTGGTTCAAAAGGATATGAAGAAGGTATGAACATAGGTTCTTTTGCTGGATATGCACCTATAGATGATCCTAAATTTGTTGTTTTAGTAAAAATTGTAAATCCCAGAGATGTACAATGGGCAGAATCTTCAGCTGCACCAGCATTTGGACAGGTTATGAAGTTTTTGCTTAAATATTACAAAGTATCGCCTACAGAAAATCCAGAATCAAGTCCACTAGCAAAAATGGCGCCAATACAATGGCCACCAAATCAGGTAGTTTCACAGCCAGTAAACCAGGCAACTGAAAAAAATGACAAGAAAGAATCAAGAGAAAAAGTTATTACATCAAGCGATTAA
- the mraZ gene encoding division/cell wall cluster transcriptional repressor MraZ — MFIGEYQHSIDPKKRLALPSKFRKELGGKVVITRGLDKCLFVYPAKVWKDLAEKLGTLPMGESTTRSFVRLMLAGAIESDIDSQGRVLLPEYLKEYAGLGRSVTIAGLFNRLEIWDEKKWKIYKTGAEKNTDEIAEQLGKLGIY, encoded by the coding sequence ATGTTTATCGGAGAGTATCAACACAGCATAGATCCAAAAAAGCGCTTAGCGCTTCCTTCAAAATTCAGAAAAGAATTGGGAGGCAAGGTTGTAATCACTCGCGGTTTAGACAAATGCCTATTTGTGTATCCAGCTAAAGTATGGAAAGATTTAGCGGAAAAATTAGGGACATTGCCAATGGGCGAATCAACTACCAGAAGTTTTGTGCGTTTAATGCTGGCTGGCGCAATTGAAAGTGACATAGACAGCCAAGGCAGAGTATTACTGCCGGAATATCTTAAAGAATATGCAGGGCTTGGACGCTCAGTTACGATTGCGGGACTTTTCAATAGATTGGAAATTTGGGATGAAAAGAAGTGGAAGATATATAAAACAGGCGCCGAAAAAAATACCGATGAAATCGCAGAACAGCTTGGCAAACTGGGAATCTACTAA
- a CDS encoding NfeD family protein gives MIIKYFHHLTKLYLSAIQEGCNNFCNSVVLQLNFYKQNTTNKEKKKGGFFMLIFVAIALSGLLLTIGSHIFGDHDMDHDHDVSHDAGGSGESTVSIFSMKVISTFIMTFGAAGAVARYYDLSYPNASFVGASSGVFFAIVMWLVYKAIYKQQGSSVVNTSDAVGLTATVVTPIDQGAIGEVGMTMNGRYCTFMACSNDGKPIDKDKTVIVEKVVGGKLTVKTV, from the coding sequence ATGATAATAAAATACTTTCACCACTTGACAAAATTATATTTATCTGCTATACAAGAAGGTTGCAATAATTTTTGCAATAGCGTTGTTTTACAATTAAATTTTTACAAACAAAATACAACGAATAAAGAGAAAAAGAAAGGAGGGTTTTTTATGTTGATTTTTGTTGCAATTGCGTTGTCAGGATTATTACTTACCATTGGATCCCACATTTTCGGTGACCATGATATGGATCATGATCATGACGTAAGTCATGATGCCGGCGGAAGTGGCGAATCAACGGTCAGTATTTTTTCCATGAAGGTGATATCGACATTCATAATGACCTTTGGTGCCGCAGGTGCGGTAGCTCGTTACTATGATTTGTCGTATCCAAATGCATCTTTTGTCGGCGCAAGCTCAGGAGTTTTTTTTGCTATCGTAATGTGGCTTGTTTATAAAGCAATTTACAAACAGCAAGGCTCATCGGTAGTTAATACTTCTGACGCGGTAGGATTAACAGCTACGGTTGTTACGCCTATTGATCAAGGCGCCATCGGAGAAGTAGGAATGACCATGAATGGACGTTACTGTACGTTTATGGCCTGTTCCAATGACGGTAAACCGATAGATAAAGACAAAACAGTTATCGTTGAAAAGGTTGTTGGCGGAAAACTTACAGTGAAAACTGTATAA
- a CDS encoding CARDB domain-containing protein, whose protein sequence is MGSEFVVIVEIANKGQAASGEFYWEWWATASEQICKKKVSAIQAGGSNTVQCNYTYSSWSDYATKAIVDSQNDVDESDENNNVAKKQVVPIHGKADLSVSEYDFNHDPVMGEEFKVKITIKNKGQTNAGSFKWEWWSNAYSASCDGKIDELKAGESKDVSCEYTYGGWSTYATKVVVDTDDDVNESNEGNNVSTKTVIPIH, encoded by the coding sequence ATGGGATCTGAATTTGTTGTTATAGTGGAAATTGCCAATAAAGGGCAAGCTGCGTCAGGAGAATTTTATTGGGAATGGTGGGCAACTGCTTCTGAACAGATATGCAAGAAGAAAGTATCAGCCATTCAGGCTGGCGGCAGCAACACTGTCCAATGCAATTATACTTATTCAAGCTGGTCAGATTATGCGACAAAAGCTATTGTTGATTCCCAGAATGATGTAGATGAAAGCGATGAAAATAATAATGTTGCCAAAAAACAAGTTGTTCCTATTCATGGAAAAGCTGATTTGTCTGTCAGTGAATATGATTTTAATCATGACCCGGTAATGGGGGAAGAATTCAAAGTTAAAATTACCATTAAAAATAAGGGCCAAACAAACGCTGGTTCCTTTAAATGGGAATGGTGGTCAAATGCCTATTCGGCTTCTTGTGATGGCAAAATTGATGAATTGAAAGCTGGAGAAAGCAAGGATGTTTCTTGCGAGTATACTTATGGTGGATGGTCAACTTATGCGACCAAAGTTGTTGTTGATACTGATGATGATGTTAATGAAAGCAACGAGGGAAATAATGTTTCCACTAAAACCGTAATTCCTATTCATTAA
- a CDS encoding desulfoferrodoxin FeS4 iron-binding domain-containing protein — protein sequence MAVEKIGEIYRCEICGNEVEVITVGGGVLVCCGKEMKEIEE from the coding sequence ATGGCAGTCGAAAAAATAGGCGAAATATATCGCTGCGAAATTTGCGGAAATGAAGTTGAAGTTATCACTGTTGGTGGCGGTGTTTTGGTCTGCTGTGGTAAAGAAATGAAAGAAATAGAAGAATAG
- a CDS encoding HAD family phosphatase, producing the protein MKKIAIFDIDGTIFRSSLLIEITEALIEAGLFKSSAKKYYSKQHKNWLNRKDSYEKYIDRVVRAFELNIKGVKYNDFIKISKKVIAAKRSQTYQYTRDLIQELKKKDYFLLAISNSPKIIVDEFCKRMGFNKAYGRMYEVNEKGIFTGAIMHREMISNKAKVLQRVIEKEKLTIKNSIAVGDTESDIPMFKVVSKPICFNPNKKLYRVAKKNQWKVIIERKDVFYEVI; encoded by the coding sequence ATGAAAAAAATTGCAATATTTGATATAGATGGAACAATTTTCAGGTCTAGTCTTTTAATAGAAATAACTGAAGCATTGATTGAGGCTGGGCTGTTTAAATCATCTGCTAAAAAATATTATTCTAAACAGCACAAAAACTGGCTTAACAGGAAAGATTCATATGAAAAATATATAGATAGAGTGGTTAGGGCGTTTGAGCTTAACATAAAAGGAGTTAAATATAATGATTTTATAAAAATTTCTAAAAAAGTCATAGCTGCTAAAAGAAGCCAGACTTATCAATATACCAGAGATTTAATCCAAGAGCTTAAGAAAAAAGATTATTTTCTGTTGGCTATTTCTAATTCTCCTAAAATAATAGTGGATGAATTTTGTAAACGTATGGGTTTTAATAAAGCATATGGAAGGATGTATGAAGTGAACGAAAAAGGAATATTTACTGGCGCGATAATGCATAGAGAGATGATAAGCAATAAAGCTAAAGTTCTGCAAAGAGTTATAGAAAAAGAAAAATTAACTATCAAAAATTCCATAGCTGTTGGAGATACCGAGTCTGATATTCCGATGTTCAAAGTAGTCAGCAAGCCCATATGTTTTAATCCCAATAAAAAACTCTATCGTGTGGCTAAAAAGAACCAGTGGAAAGTTATTATTGAAAGAAAGGATGTGTTTTATGAAGTGATATGA
- the rsmH gene encoding 16S rRNA (cytosine(1402)-N(4))-methyltransferase RsmH, with translation MPIHKTVLLKEAIEALNLKPGMIVVDATLGGGGHSFKIIEKIGDSGILIAIDQDIQAIKRFAEIKESKNIYLVNDNFANLKNILANLKIEKVDAILADLGISSDQLEDAKRGISFRNDSALDMRMDMTKGITAAEILNTYTEKELEKILKYLADEKYARSIARNIVIRRREKPLNWTSELVEIIGHSVPDIYKRKKIHYATKTFQALRIEVNRELESLDSFLSQAIEVLKPQGRLAIITFHSGEDSLVKYAFRENARGCICPPEFPVCQCHINPIARLVNHRPIAPSYSEIKINNRARSAKLRVIEKI, from the coding sequence ATGCCTATTCATAAGACAGTTTTATTGAAAGAAGCAATAGAAGCCCTCAATTTAAAACCAGGAATGATTGTAGTTGACGCAACATTAGGAGGAGGAGGACATAGTTTTAAAATTATTGAGAAAATAGGAGATAGCGGAATATTGATTGCAATAGATCAGGATATCCAGGCGATAAAAAGGTTTGCCGAAATAAAAGAATCGAAAAATATATACCTGGTAAATGACAATTTTGCGAATTTAAAAAATATTTTAGCTAATTTAAAAATAGAAAAAGTCGATGCAATTCTGGCAGATTTGGGAATTTCATCTGATCAACTGGAAGATGCGAAGCGCGGAATAAGTTTCCGAAACGATTCAGCCCTCGATATGCGTATGGATATGACTAAGGGAATTACAGCAGCCGAAATTCTGAATACTTACACAGAAAAAGAACTGGAAAAAATACTCAAGTATTTAGCCGATGAAAAATATGCCCGTTCAATTGCCAGAAATATTGTTATTAGGCGCAGAGAAAAACCGCTAAACTGGACATCAGAACTTGTCGAAATAATAGGGCATTCGGTTCCTGATATATATAAACGGAAGAAAATACATTATGCAACAAAAACATTTCAAGCGCTAAGGATAGAAGTGAATCGTGAGTTGGAATCTCTTGATTCGTTTCTTTCCCAGGCAATAGAAGTGCTAAAGCCACAAGGAAGGCTTGCAATAATCACCTTTCACTCTGGTGAGGATTCATTGGTAAAATATGCTTTCAGGGAAAATGCTAGGGGATGCATTTGCCCGCCGGAATTTCCGGTATGCCAATGCCATATCAATCCAATTGCCAGGTTAGTCAATCATAGGCCTATTGCACCAAGCTATAGCGAGATTAAAATCAATAATCGCGCTCGCAGTGCAAAACTAAGAGTGATAGAAAAAATTTAA
- a CDS encoding SPFH domain-containing protein, which yields MEILSSIVSKAFVPGMILLVVVGIILALKYIASRYKKIPPNAVGVFYGRQYTYTGPAPENKKYSLGFKVVCGGGKVQIPFVENYQEMSTSAFQVEINESSIPNKDNVKVEVRGVATCKLSTEFEDLVNAAQAFLGKSEEEINKFIQNILKGHLRSIIGKLDIQELLRRRDEFNKKVLEESGAELKLLGVRIITLVIQDINDQYGYIDSLGKQTVAEAKRDADIKVAEAQRESTIKVSDAERDASIVTAENAAKVAEANKNRDVKIADMKVITETANAKAEMAKNIELADQSKVLKVKEAERDAAEKEAQTHVQEKEVIRVGKELEATVVMPAEAAKKKKLIDADANKQATITEAEGESKKVQIKAEADKVSQTMEGEGEANKIRATLMASAEGEAAKVEKKLTAEATGTKAMAEALAQMNDASRLIIILDRLPALVDKGGEALAKVGESIFKSVALPFGSIDNIKIVDMGGKGEGLQTMGSIVPQTVANVVRILKTQGIDLEDLFKKAGVNIGEALSMVADKNAGSEEKK from the coding sequence ATGGAAATTTTATCAAGTATTGTAAGTAAGGCGTTTGTTCCGGGCATGATTTTGTTGGTTGTTGTGGGTATCATACTTGCTCTTAAGTACATCGCAAGCAGATACAAAAAAATTCCGCCAAATGCAGTCGGTGTTTTTTATGGAAGACAATATACATATACCGGTCCCGCTCCTGAAAACAAAAAATATTCACTCGGATTTAAGGTAGTATGTGGCGGCGGCAAGGTACAAATCCCATTCGTAGAAAATTACCAGGAAATGTCGACATCCGCCTTTCAGGTGGAAATAAACGAATCATCTATTCCCAATAAAGATAACGTAAAAGTTGAAGTCAGAGGTGTGGCAACCTGCAAGTTATCGACTGAGTTCGAAGACTTGGTCAATGCTGCACAAGCATTTCTGGGAAAATCTGAAGAAGAAATCAACAAATTTATCCAAAACATCCTGAAAGGTCATTTGCGGTCAATTATCGGTAAACTGGATATCCAGGAATTACTGAGACGGCGTGACGAATTCAATAAGAAAGTTCTGGAAGAATCCGGCGCCGAATTAAAGCTTCTTGGCGTGCGCATCATCACTTTGGTTATCCAGGATATCAATGACCAGTACGGATACATTGATTCGCTGGGCAAACAGACAGTGGCCGAAGCTAAACGTGATGCAGACATTAAAGTTGCTGAGGCGCAAAGAGAATCAACAATTAAAGTCTCTGATGCCGAACGTGATGCGTCGATAGTTACTGCTGAAAATGCAGCCAAGGTCGCGGAAGCAAATAAGAACCGCGATGTAAAAATTGCCGATATGAAAGTCATTACTGAAACTGCAAATGCCAAAGCAGAGATGGCAAAAAATATTGAATTGGCTGATCAGTCAAAAGTTCTCAAAGTCAAGGAAGCTGAACGTGATGCGGCAGAAAAAGAAGCCCAGACGCATGTGCAGGAAAAAGAAGTTATAAGGGTAGGGAAAGAACTCGAAGCCACCGTTGTTATGCCGGCCGAAGCAGCCAAGAAGAAAAAACTTATTGACGCTGATGCAAATAAGCAAGCCACAATTACGGAAGCGGAAGGCGAGTCCAAAAAAGTTCAAATCAAAGCTGAAGCTGATAAGGTTTCACAAACAATGGAAGGCGAAGGTGAAGCCAATAAGATCAGAGCTACTTTGATGGCATCGGCGGAAGGCGAAGCGGCCAAGGTGGAAAAGAAACTTACCGCTGAAGCTACTGGTACCAAGGCCATGGCTGAAGCATTGGCTCAAATGAATGATGCCTCGCGTCTGATTATTATCCTCGACCGCTTGCCGGCCCTGGTAGACAAAGGTGGAGAAGCACTGGCCAAAGTCGGAGAATCGATTTTCAAGAGCGTGGCCTTACCTTTTGGCAGCATCGACAACATCAAAATCGTTGATATGGGCGGAAAAGGTGAAGGTCTTCAGACCATGGGAAGCATAGTTCCTCAGACAGTAGCCAATGTTGTCAGAATTTTGAAAACCCAAGGTATTGACCTGGAAGATCTGTTCAAAAAAGCCGGCGTAAACATTGGTGAAGCATTATCAATGGTTGCCGACAAAAATGCAGGATCTGAAGAAAAAAAGTGA
- a CDS encoding glucose 1-dehydrogenase — protein MNKKIEEIFDFKSKSVIVTGGSLGIGYGIVRRFAEAGADVVIADINEKAGNQKASLVSKEFGVKVIFVKTDVSLEEDVKNLINETEKNFGKIDIMINNAGIFPFANAMDMSVEEWDKVQMVNLRGVFMCSREAAKIMIKNGGGNIINIASIDALHPSMVGLAAYDASKHGVWGFTKNLALELVDKGIRVNAIAPGGVQTEGTSQVDPSDFAKSIPMKRMGEPDEMATIALFLASEASSYMTGSIIVADGGVLLK, from the coding sequence ATGAATAAAAAGATTGAAGAAATTTTTGATTTTAAAAGCAAATCAGTGATTGTTACGGGTGGATCCTTGGGTATAGGCTATGGAATAGTGCGCCGGTTTGCTGAAGCAGGAGCAGATGTTGTTATAGCAGATATAAACGAGAAAGCTGGCAATCAAAAAGCCAGTCTTGTTTCCAAAGAATTTGGAGTTAAGGTTATTTTTGTTAAAACTGATGTTAGTCTTGAAGAAGATGTAAAAAACCTGATAAATGAAACTGAAAAAAACTTTGGAAAAATTGACATCATGATTAACAATGCCGGAATTTTCCCTTTTGCTAATGCTATGGATATGAGCGTGGAAGAATGGGATAAAGTTCAGATGGTTAATCTTCGCGGTGTTTTTATGTGCTCGAGAGAAGCTGCTAAAATAATGATAAAAAATGGTGGAGGAAATATAATTAATATAGCTTCAATAGATGCCTTGCATCCAAGTATGGTTGGTTTGGCAGCTTATGATGCTTCAAAGCATGGAGTATGGGGGTTTACTAAAAACTTAGCGCTGGAATTAGTTGATAAGGGAATAAGAGTTAATGCTATTGCTCCAGGCGGAGTGCAAACAGAAGGAACCAGCCAAGTTGATCCCAGTGATTTTGCCAAGTCTATACCGATGAAAAGAATGGGCGAACCTGATGAAATGGCAACAATAGCTTTATTTTTGGCAAGCGAAGCATCTTCATATATGACAGGATCGATTATAGTTGCTGATGGGGGAGTGCTCCTTAAATAA